The DNA window TAGGAACCACAGGCCCAGGGCACAAGGCATGCCGGGCCAGTGATATCTGTGGTGGCTGTAGGAATCGGGAATGTATTCAGGAAGCAAGAGATACACGCCTGCCTGTCATTTGGAGGTATGGTCCAGAAGAACACACAGGTCTACAGGTACTAGGGTTTTGTGAGGATGCAGCACCTGGGCACCTGGTTGAGTTTCTATATGAAAATGGCAGGCTGAAGGGGCATActcgcgtgtacacacacacacacacacacacacacacacgaggacgACACCTGGGGGAGAACACATGTGAGGAGAACTGGAAGAATTCCTGGTGGCAGGGTGCAGGGAACAGAGCAACCCCAGACTCTCACCCCTCCCACACCGATCTCCGCCCTACTGCTCCCTCCTTAAAACTCCCTGCAAATTAAACCGCTACCAAGGGCTCCAGTCATCAAGGATCTCAGGCACGATGGTCACCTGCTTGGCAGTGTTGCTGTTGCCGGTTCTGATGCTGATGCTTGCGTGGTGGGGTTGGCTGGTCCGCCGAGCTCAGCTGCAGAGAGGCTTACCCCCTGGGCCGAAGCCACTGCCTTTGCTGGGGAACTTGCTGCAGCTGCAGTCTGGACCCTTGGACCGTGTGCTCATGGAGGTAGCTCTTGCTGTGGGCTGGGAGAGCAGAGCTCTGGATTTGTGAAGGTGCTATTGTGCCCAGAAGAGAGGGTAGAAATCCTGATTTACTGAAAGGCGGCTGCTGAGAGGATAGGGAGCCTGAACTCCTGTGTctggaggaagcagagtgggCCCTGGACCCctgtgtctgagggaggagggcgggGCCTCTGGACCCttgtgtctgagggaggagggccgTGGCAGGATTCCTAGGTCTGGGAGAGGAGGGCTAGGGTCTAGACCTGTGTCTGAGAGCTGGTCTAGACTCCTGGGTCTGAAAAGGGAGCAGGGATTTAGAACTCCTGGACTTGTGGAATGAAGGGCCGAGACGGAAGCTTTTAGGGCTGAGAAAGACGAAGGCTCTGAGGTCTCCATGGAGATCACAAGCCTGGACTGAGTTCTTCTGAGCACTATTCCCCGTAGCTCTCCAGCCATTGGGGCCCAGTGTTCACCGTGTGGCTGGGCCCGCGCCCTGCAGTGGTGCTGTGCGGCTACAAGGCACTGCGGGATGCATTAGTGCTGCAGGCGGGATGCATTCTCCGGCCGTGGGGCCATGGCTGTCTTCGAACGCTTCACCCACGGAAACGGTGAGGCCTAGGGTGGGTGGAGCGAATACTAGACCAGCCGGACAAAATGGGTGGGGCCTAATAGAGTGCGGCTAATGAGGGCGAACCGTTAAGAATTGGGGCTCAATCGACATTCACAACGCAGCCAATAGGAGCCTAAGTACCTAAGCTCTGGAGAGCTAGCGCTGGTCAGGGATCCGATCTGCAAAGGCACGATCAGGGCACATGGgctgggaaaaaaaagcaagcaattaAGAAGTTCCGAGAGTGGCAAGCGACTAGACCCTGCGTGGCCAACTCTAGTTTTGGTCCCCACTGTAGGCATAGTGTTTTCTAATGGGCCGCGCTGGAAGACGCTACGCAACTTTGCACTTGGGGTGCTGAGGGAGCTTGGCGTGGGAACGAGGACCATAGAGGATCGCATCCTGGAGGAGGCGGCATGCGTGCTGGACGAATTTCAAGCCACCATGGGTGCGGCCTGGCAGGGAAAGACGAAATACCTGGTTGGGGTGAGGAGTGGGGGCGAAAGGGGTGTGACATACAGAGCGCCAAAATGCTTTGGTGCAAGGCAGATTCCAAGGAGCTAGGTAGAGGGACCACGGCTTTTGTGTGAGGGTATCAAACGATCTTATTCAGAGGTTTGAGGGTAAGGGTCTCTTTACTAGCCACAGTTTTATTACCCAAGCTGCTCTCAACCCCAGGAGCTCCATTTGACCCCCGGCAGCTATTGGATAACGCTGTATCAAATGTCATTTGTTCTGTGGTCTTCGGAAAGCGCTATAACTATGGGGACCCGGAGTTCCTGAGGCTCCTGGACCTCTTCAGTGACAATTTTCCGCATCATGAGTTCCCGATGGGGTGAGGTGAGAGGATGGGCCTCCAATTCCTCCCTTTTAGGAACAGCCTATGCCAACCCCCAGGGGCATATATAGCCCTACCTACAGTAGCTCATTAAGATGCAAGTGTCAAGACTGTAGACTGAATGACAGAGTTCTATAACCCACAAAATCCTCAACAGTGatacatctcaaaaacaaacaaacaaacaaagaaacagaacctTGTCTCTCCAGACATACAATATGTTTCCATCCTTCATGGACTGGATCCCTGGTCCCCACCACCGAATCTTCAAAAACTTCCAAGAGCTCCGACTCTTCATCGCTGAGCAAATTCGGTGGCACCGGCAGTCACGACGGGCCGGGGAACCCCGTGACTTCATTGATAGTTTCCGCGACCAATGGATAAGGTACGGCGTTCCTGCTGCCCTAACCCCTACCCTTCCCACCAAGCAGCAGGCATTAGTCTCCCTCTGTCCACAGGAACAGCAAGACCTGGAAAGCCATTTCCAGGATGAGACACTGGTGATGACCACTCACAATCTTTTCTTCGGTGGCACTGAGACCACAAAGCACCACTCTGCGTTACGGACTCCTCATTATGCTCAAGTACCCAGAGGTGGCAGGTCAGGGAATGGGTCCTCCCCAGAGCATGAATGAGAGGGTAGCTGGGGTGGAACTTAGTAAAGCACACCTCACAGACTTTGCTGACCCCAGCCAAGGTGCAAGAGGAGCTGGATGCCACTATAGGTCGGACCCGCGCCCCCAGGCTGGAGGACCGTACCCGTCTGCCCTACACCAACGCGGTGCTGCATGAGATCCAGCGCTTTATCAGTGTGCTGCCACTGGGGCTGCCTCGGGCTCTCACCCGAGATACACACCTCAAGAACCATTCCTTGCACAAGGTGCACAGGGAGTCTGAGAATTCTGCACTGGGAGAAGGGAGCAGAAGTTCCATTCAGAAAACTAGGCTCAGTGAGGACTCCCCTCCCCAGCTATTAATATCATCTCAGGGGTGGGGCTGTAGCTGTGAGAGAACTTGCCCAGCacctgcaaggccctgggttaggTGCCAAACACAAAAATATCAAGGGTCTTCGTAAGGTGCTCACACTCAGTCTGTGGGTAACAGTAACTGTGTGCACCTCCAGGGCACGTTTGTGATTCCCCTGCTTGTGTCTGCGCACCGGGATCCTACCCAATTCAAGGACCCTGATCATTTCAATCCCACCAATTTCCTGGATGACCAGGGGGAGTTCCAGAACAACGATGCTTTCATGCCTTTTGCCCCAGGTCTGGACCAAGAGGGAAGAGACCCGAGTGGCTAGCACTGGGGAACTGGCAGGTACTTGCTCATCCCACATCTGCATCCATATATCCACAGGAAAGCGGATGTGCCTGGGGGCTGGGCTGGCCCGCTCTGagatcttcctcttcctcactgcCATCCTGCAGAAGTTCTCCTTGCTCCCGGTGGGAAGTCCTGCCGACATCAACCTTACTCCACAGTGCACTGGACTGGGCAATGTGCCACCAGTCTTCCAGCTCCGCCTGGTGGCCCGCTGAGGTTGGCTCCACTACTCTGACCTCAGTGGTCCTGATCTCCTTAGCTGCCCTAAGTGTATGTGTAAATCTATTACAAGAGGAATACAAATATGTGCAGCTCTGAGGTAAACTTTTATTTCTTGGCTGGCAGGACCTCCATACCCATGCTCCTCATGGCACCTTAGTCTGCCCAAGCCATGGCAGCCCAGTCCATAAAGTGCCACAGCCAATGGGGTTGGGGAGTCACTTCACATTCCAGgctggaggagtggggagggggtatGAGTATGCCCCCCCAACAGACCTTTGCCAGCAAGAGGCCATGACTCACCTCAACCCCAAATCCTGCCTCCTCTCAGCTCAACACGCAATGGACCAGACATGGCAAGACATAGGCCACCAGCCACACTGGCCACTGCCTAGGTCACAACCCGGCCCCAAACACGGGGCAGCAGAGGTCTCTCCTTGTTGGTCCTCAGTGACGCTTATGCCCGCCACAGCACGCAGTACGGAGGCAagccagaagcagcagcagtggcaggtGGGGAGCGGGCACTGAGGCTAGTGAGCTGCAGCTGGGCCCAGGGCTCCCCTGAAGGCAGGGAGCTGCTGATCCATGCAGCTCTGGACTGGCCATTAGGTGGGTGTAGTTGGCTGTGACACAGGAACCTGGACACCTTTTTGTCCTGATGCTGAGAAGGAGATGAAGACAAGACACTGTGAATCActgggaagggacagagacaCCAAAAGAAACCTGGGACAATGGGGAGAACATTAAGAGAAAAGTGGGACTCAGGCTGGAGGCAGCAGGAAAGCAGGCAAGAACTGGGTGTAAGGGACAAAAGGGCTGTGGGTGTGGGCGGCTGGGAGTACTTGCCTAATGTGGCAAAGGCCCTGGGTACCACTCTGAGCACCAGAAAAAAATGGGTAAGGACCGTGACCTGGCAGCACACAGGGACTAGGAAGGGCAAAGGAGGAAAGCAGGTACCTAGCTGATACTTGTCTCTGGCTGCCGCCCGCTCCTTGGCATCAAAATACCAGACAGTGATGGCGTACCTAGGAAATCAGGCAGTCAGATCAGTTCTCTGCAGTTCTAGTTGCCACCTCTGGTGACACGTCCACCTTTTTACGTCACCTGATTCTGGGTCCCACTTAGGCCCTCTCAGCATCTTATCACTCCCCTGTCATTCTgagggcttggggggggggggggttttaaGAAATCTTTGGCACAGGGGAAGCAGCTGAGCACATTCCTAAAGTACAGGTCATACCTGGTGGCATAGGCTGGTTTCACCTCATGTGGGTTCCGTCGGTCAGACCAGAAAATGAGCAACCGGTCAAAGAGTGGCTCGATGTTGGCTACCACTGGCCGACCCTCAGGAAGATCTGCAGGCAGGCCACCATGCACCTGGGGGGCAGGCCAGATAAGGCTACTGGTGAAGCCTGTAGCCTCTGCCTTATACTGCACGCATGTGCCCACCAGGGGGCGCAGCGCTAGCAAACATCACTCCCTCCTACCACTCAGACTCTTAAAATGAATGACAGCCCAGAGTCTACATTGCCATGGAGATAGGCAGGGAAGCTACTAAGGacaggaagggggggaggagtgTACAAGTCTGGGTGGGGCTAAGCAGATGGCACCATTCCCGGAAAGGAGGGCCACAGTCAGCTAAAGAGGAGCCCTCAGACCTTACTGCCCTGTGAACTGAGAGAAGTGGAGGACAGAACCCCAGCTGGAATATTAGCATACCATCCCAACCCCACTCCCTACCTTAACATCCCAGTTCTGATTCAGGTAATAGATACAGGTGATGCAGCGCCCATCGCCGTGGGGATTGTCAACATGCCTCACGTAGCCGAGGCCATTGCCTGGGTAACACGCCACCATGGCctggaagaaatggaggaaggtaGTTTACTGAGACCAGAGGAAACCCTTGCCCCTGGTCTGCCCTGGATCACCTTAGGTTATGTGAACTCCAGCCCAAGAGACTTTTCCCTAATTCAGCAACACTCTATCCTCAAGTTCAACA is part of the Arvicola amphibius chromosome 8, mArvAmp1.2, whole genome shotgun sequence genome and encodes:
- the LOC119820221 gene encoding LOW QUALITY PROTEIN: cytochrome P450 2F3-like (The sequence of the model RefSeq protein was modified relative to this genomic sequence to represent the inferred CDS: deleted 3 bases in 3 codons), whose translation is MVTCLAVLLLPVLMLMLAWWGWLVRRAQLQRGLPPGPKPLPLLGNLLQLQSGPLDRVLMELSSHWGPVFTVWLGPRPAVVLCGYKALRDALVLQADAFSGRGAMAVFERFTHGNGIVFSNGPRWKTLRNFALGVLRELGVGTRTIEDRILEEAACVLDEFQATMGAPFDPRQLLDNAVSNVICSVVFGKRYNYGDPEFLRLLDLFSDNFRIMSSRWGETYNMFPSFMDWIPGPHHRIFKNFQELRLFIAEQIRWHRQSRRAGEPRDFIDSFLSLCPQEQQDLESHFQDETLVMTTHNLFFGGTETTSTTLRYGLLIMLKYPEVAAKVQEELDATIGRTRAPRLEDRTRLPYTNAVLHEIQRFISVLPLGLPRALTRDTHLKNHSLHKGTFVIPLLVSAHRDPTQFKDPDHFNPTNFLDDQGEFQNNDAFMPFAPGKRMCLGAGLARSEIFLFLTAILQKFSLLPVGSPADINLTPQCTGLGNVPPVFQLRLVAR